Within Desmodus rotundus isolate HL8 chromosome 6, HLdesRot8A.1, whole genome shotgun sequence, the genomic segment ACAATCCAGCCACAGCACACGGCTCCACCTCTAACATCCTGCTGAGCCagcttctccttcctgtctccactCAAGTCGCTTTCCCCACTGATGATGACGACAAGATCGTCGGGGGCTACACCTGCGAGAAGAACTCCGTCCCCTATCAGGTGTCCCTGAACATTGGCTACCACTTCTGCGGGGGCTCCCTCATTAATGACCAGTGGGTGGTGTCCGCAGCTCACTGCTACAAGTCGTAAGTGCCAAGTGCTGGGTCCTCTCCCAGAGCTCGGGTCAGTCCTGGGGAGGACAGGGAGTGGGTGAGAGGGGTGGGAACATGGAGAGGAGGAGTTGTCCATGACTACTGATGCCCAGGAGTTGGAGTGATGAGGGGCACATGTAGGAGGCCTCTCACACCCAAAACAGATAAAACAGTGAGGGCTACAGTCCTGAGAACATTCTGGAAGGAGCTACTTGGGGCGTGAAGCCCCAAAGGAAAATAGGCAAGAAGTTGGCACAAATAACCTTTGCCAGCTGGTTGCACATTAAAAACAcctaagaaatgttaaaaaaaaaaaaattgatgcctGGGTCCTATCCCAAGGTAATTAATTCAGAGTTTTCAGGAAGATCTTCTAAATGTTGGTGAGTTTtgaaggctctctctctctctctctctttgtggtGATTCTGTTCTctgacagagctgggatctgcTGCCTAGTAGACCAAGGGTTCTCAGAGCTGAGTGTGCTTTAGGATCAGCAGAGGGCCCGCTGGACCTTGGGTGGCTGGGTCCCCCCTCTGCAgggattctgattcagcaggtctggggtgggaacAGGGACTTTGTACATCTACCAACGTCCCAGGGCCACACTTGGAGACCCACTGGATTAGATCATCCAGAATGACAGTGCCTACCAGACCAGGACAGGAGGGAATGAACATCACTGCTGTACTTAGCCAGGTTACAGAGTATCAGGAATGTCTGGGGGACTTGGAGCTTTGCATCTGTGCCCTTGACATTGGAGATATGGAGCAGGGGGTGCAGGAGAAGGCAGCTTGAAAAGCAGGTTGAAGAGCTATTGCAACTGGACACTTCACCCCATCCCCTCTCCACTAACACCTGCCACAGAAGCAGAATGGTCCTTGGTGTGGCTCCTGTACTGCCCACCACCCCTCTACTGCCCCGAGCCATGGTGCCACAGCCCCACCGTGAGCAGGGAGCTCAGGATCCCAGGGAAGTGGGGGTGTGAGAACAGGGTATGTGAGAACAGGTCCTCAGGTGCTTTCTTCCCAACAGCCGCATCGAGGTGAGGCTGGGAGAACACAACATCGAGGTCCTGGAGGGGGATGAGCAGTTCATCGACTCTGCCAAGGTCATCCGCCACCCTGGCTATGACAGCTGGACCGTGGACAATGACATCATGCTGATCAAGCTGTCCTCACCTGCGAACATGAATGGCCGGGTGTCTGCTATCTCCCTGCCTACGGCCTGTGCGCCCGCTGGCACCCAGTGCCTCATCTCTGGCTGGGGCAACACCCTGAGCTCTGGCAGTGAGTGGGGTCCTTGTGTTTACCCTCTGACTTCCCAACATTTCCAAAGCCCAGCACTCCCAAGCTCAGCCCTCTGTCAGTGTCCTCTACACAcagaggattttatttatttagggaggggaaggaagggagaaagagagggagagaaacatctatatgtaGTTCCCTCTTGATGGAGCCCTACTGcagacctggtccacaacccaggcatgtgccctgactgggaatagaaccagcaaccctttgattcacaggcctgtgctcaatcccctgagccacacccacaccagccagggctaaagagcATTGTTTCCTGCTGGGGCTTATGTTCCTGGGCTCCTCACCTAGCTGCCCTCTGTGTATTGTCCTGGATTGCTGTCCCCCATCCTGGCCTTTCTCATATATCTCCTTTCCTTTGCCTCTTTCTGCTCCTCAAAGTCAACAACCCTGAGCTGCTGCAGTGCCTGGATGCCCCACTGCTGTCCCAGGAGGAGTGTGAAGCCTCGTACCCTGGACAGATCACCGACAGCATGATCTGTGCCGGCTTCCTCGAGGGCGGCAAGGATTCCTGCCAGGTGATTGGCCCCCTTCCATGAAGAGACCCCTGGTCTTTCCCCTGACCTGCCTGGGAGTCGAATTGGAACCGCCAGGGCTGTGGGCAGTCCTCCCCCCTTTTCTCACATTTTACAAAGTGTGTCATGTCTTCTTTGTCCCCAGGGTGACTCTGGTGGCCCCGTGGTCTGCAATGGAGAGCTCCAGGGAATCGTCTCCTGGGGCTATGGCTGTGCCCTGGAGAACAAGCCCGGTGTGTACACCAAGGTCTGTAACTTCGTGGACTGGATTCAGAAGACCATGGCCCAGAACAGCTAAAGGTCTCACCCAACCCCTCGGCCATACCAATGCTAATAAAGTGATGCTGATTCAACCTCCTGTGTCTGTGCCTGCTCCCGCCACCAGTTGGCTCTGGGAAATACACTCCTCCTGGGGCCAGGCGGGACCCTGGATCCTACAGATGAGCAGAGCGCCCCCCTACCACCTGCGCTCCCTGGAATAGTAGTTGGGCAGCATGTGAAGGCATGGAATCCAAAAAAACAATACGCAGGCGACGAGGACAGGCTGTTTCTGGCAGGAAGTCTGTTTCAGAAAGGCTGTGTCAGAGGACCCCTGACCATGGTTGCACTTGAGCATGGTGCTAGAGCGTGCCAGATGCAGCTCCCAGCACAGACACATCTGGGGCAGCACCGTGCAAACACCTTGGCCACTTCTGAGTCCCTTTGTCACATGCTGAGACCTAGCCTGCGCTTCCCTCCTGGCAG encodes:
- the LOC128781171 gene encoding anionic trypsin; translated protein: MNPLLILAFVGAAIAFPTDDDDKIVGGYTCEKNSVPYQVSLNIGYHFCGGSLINDQWVVSAAHCYKSRIEVRLGEHNIEVLEGDEQFIDSAKVIRHPGYDSWTVDNDIMLIKLSSPANMNGRVSAISLPTACAPAGTQCLISGWGNTLSSGINNPELLQCLDAPLLSQEECEASYPGQITDSMICAGFLEGGKDSCQGDSGGPVVCNGELQGIVSWGYGCALENKPGVYTKVCNFVDWIQKTMAQNS